A genomic window from Shewanella vesiculosa includes:
- a CDS encoding sensor histidine kinase — protein MTLGLTIPNEKSYEQKTAWVYLINLGFYFIPLYFMHGQWLNITIAILLLVPFIIGYFWAYNSSKERALKPIGLMFVTAIASSFVSSGAISLFSFCCFFIGFFYSLRTAILSFIGLSILLLVIDISMDYTGYFFTFYGMGICLGVGVFGIIEQNRQRIKRQQQQSKDEVANLATALERERIGRDLHDVMGHHLAAIALKAELADKLIASGKIDLAQQQIHQVSVITRDCLSQIRHTVSGYKHQGLTHTLNTLANTLRDNAIAVSIEGTFPKLSELMESQISLLLTELINNTIKHSHATHCTLRIEQSPNCLKLNFIENVPVKTITKGNGLTGIQERVTLLHGTIDYQLIPHYKVSIQLPLSESVR, from the coding sequence ATGACACTCGGTTTAACAATACCCAACGAAAAGAGTTATGAGCAAAAAACCGCTTGGGTTTACCTCATAAACTTAGGTTTTTACTTTATTCCATTGTATTTCATGCACGGTCAATGGTTAAACATTACGATCGCAATCTTATTATTAGTGCCATTTATTATCGGTTATTTCTGGGCTTATAACAGTAGCAAAGAGCGAGCCCTCAAACCTATTGGGTTAATGTTTGTCACAGCAATAGCCTCATCATTTGTTAGCAGTGGCGCCATATCACTGTTCAGTTTTTGCTGTTTCTTTATTGGTTTTTTCTACTCACTTCGTACTGCCATATTGAGTTTTATCGGACTGAGTATTTTGCTTTTAGTAATCGATATTAGCATGGATTACACAGGCTATTTTTTTACTTTTTATGGTATGGGAATTTGCTTAGGGGTGGGAGTGTTTGGGATAATTGAACAAAACCGCCAACGCATCAAACGCCAGCAACAACAATCAAAAGATGAAGTCGCAAATTTAGCCACCGCATTAGAACGCGAACGTATTGGCCGCGATTTACATGATGTGATGGGGCACCACTTAGCCGCTATCGCCTTAAAAGCTGAACTGGCAGACAAACTCATTGCCTCAGGTAAAATCGATTTAGCGCAGCAGCAAATTCATCAAGTGAGCGTGATAACTCGAGACTGTTTAAGCCAAATTCGCCACACGGTATCGGGCTATAAACATCAAGGCTTGACGCATACCTTAAACACCTTAGCCAACACGTTAAGAGATAACGCTATTGCTGTCAGCATAGAAGGCACATTCCCTAAACTCAGTGAACTCATGGAATCGCAAATCAGCTTGCTGTTAACTGAGTTGATTAATAACACCATAAAACACAGCCACGCAACACATTGCACCCTGCGTATTGAACAAAGCCCAAATTGCCTCAAACTCAACTTTATCGAGAATGTACCGGTTAAAACCATCACTAAAGGTAACGGATTAACCGGTATTCAAGAGCGAGTAACCTTGCTACATGGCACCATCGACTATCAATTAATTCCCCATTATAAAGTGAGTATCCAATTGCCACTAAGTGAGTCCGTTAGATGA